A single genomic interval of Chryseobacterium paludis harbors:
- a CDS encoding T9SS type A sorting domain-containing protein, with product MKKIYLIIGMIMFTVFQAQIVNIPDANFKSLLVSDYPYMAKDLYDNNTIIDTNHDGEIQLSEAANISKLDLDIDQMPSYSSLFNNIVSTVGIKSFTNLTNLSIDNFPLLQTIDLGNSPLLHKLDISRCYVLSSVNIQGCTQLYDLDIFFSNIPSIDLSGLTNLYEVSMTQCQLSNIYFNNNINLNSLSLTSNHLQTLPLNQTPNLKFLVIAGNQFTTLNFNAFPNLQSLNCTYNHFTTIDLSQNASLQSFACDMNPNLQSLFIKNGINNFTQNYNSTFSSTPNLVYICADDSEISNVVALLPSTSSCVVNSYCSYTPGGTFYTILGKTKYDGNNNGCDINDISKAFQKFNITNGTTSGSVIANNSGNYSIPVQAGSHTITPVLENPTYFNISPISVTANFPAQASPLTQNFCMTANGTHNDLEVVIIPVTAATPGFDTKYKIIYKNKGTTTQSGTLIYNFNDDLMNYLNSTIAPNSQSTGILSWNFTNLLPFETKEIIVTFKLNTPTQIPALNGGDILHYTAQVNAATDDTPVDNTFTLNQTVVNSLDPNDKTCLEGTSITQAKVGDYVHYLIRFENTGTANAHNIVVKDEIDATKFDISSLVSLHGSHNFVTRVNSNVVEFIFENIQLPFDDANNDGYVSFKIKTKSNLVIGDSFSNTAKIYFDYNAPIITNTSTTTVQNTLGTIESNNDKTQFSIYPNPVKDVLFIKSKENIVKAEIYDATGRILSSVSVTDNSINTSELTKGNYIIKLFTKDKSIMQKFIKN from the coding sequence ATGAAAAAAATCTACTTAATCATTGGTATGATTATGTTTACTGTGTTTCAAGCACAGATTGTAAATATTCCTGATGCAAATTTTAAAAGCTTACTGGTCTCTGATTATCCATATATGGCCAAAGACCTTTATGATAACAATACAATCATCGACACAAATCATGATGGAGAAATTCAGCTGTCCGAGGCTGCTAATATCAGTAAATTAGATTTAGATATAGATCAAATGCCAAGCTATTCAAGTCTTTTTAATAATATTGTTTCAACAGTAGGAATAAAAAGCTTCACTAATCTTACAAACCTTTCTATAGATAACTTCCCGTTATTGCAAACCATTGATCTAGGTAATAGTCCTTTATTGCACAAATTAGATATTAGCAGATGTTATGTACTATCATCAGTAAACATTCAAGGTTGTACTCAATTATATGATCTTGACATTTTTTTTAGTAATATACCTTCTATTGATCTGTCCGGATTAACAAACTTGTACGAAGTGAGCATGACGCAATGTCAGCTTTCTAATATATATTTTAACAATAATATTAATCTCAACAGCCTATCGTTAACATCAAATCATCTTCAAACATTGCCTTTAAATCAAACACCCAATTTAAAATTTTTAGTTATTGCAGGTAATCAATTTACAACACTTAATTTTAATGCTTTCCCAAATCTTCAATCTTTAAATTGCACATACAATCATTTTACAACTATTGATCTATCTCAAAATGCAAGTCTACAATCTTTTGCCTGCGACATGAATCCTAATCTTCAATCTTTATTTATTAAGAATGGAATCAATAACTTTACACAAAACTATAATTCAACTTTCTCCAGTACTCCAAATCTTGTTTATATTTGTGCAGATGACTCTGAAATTTCCAATGTAGTTGCTCTATTACCATCTACAAGTTCATGTGTTGTAAACTCATATTGTTCCTATACTCCAGGTGGAACATTTTACACAATCTTAGGGAAAACAAAGTATGATGGCAATAATAACGGATGTGATATTAATGATATAAGCAAAGCTTTTCAAAAATTCAACATTACTAATGGAACTACTTCAGGTAGTGTGATAGCAAACAACTCTGGAAATTATTCGATTCCTGTACAAGCAGGTTCCCATACAATAACACCTGTTCTTGAAAATCCAACCTATTTTAATATTTCACCTATAAGCGTCACAGCTAACTTTCCAGCTCAAGCAAGTCCATTAACTCAAAACTTTTGCATGACAGCTAATGGGACTCATAATGACCTTGAAGTAGTTATAATCCCTGTTACTGCTGCAACACCCGGTTTTGATACAAAATATAAAATCATTTATAAAAATAAAGGTACTACAACACAATCAGGAACTTTGATTTATAATTTCAATGACGATCTGATGAACTATCTAAATTCTACGATTGCTCCCAATTCACAATCAACGGGAATTCTATCATGGAATTTCACCAATCTTTTGCCTTTCGAGACCAAAGAAATTATAGTAACTTTTAAATTAAATACACCAACACAAATACCTGCTTTAAATGGTGGGGATATATTGCATTACACTGCACAGGTTAATGCAGCCACAGATGATACACCGGTAGATAATACATTCACTTTAAACCAAACTGTAGTTAATTCTCTCGATCCGAATGATAAAACGTGTCTTGAAGGAACTTCTATTACTCAGGCTAAAGTTGGAGATTACGTTCATTATCTTATCAGATTTGAAAATACGGGTACAGCCAACGCGCATAATATTGTGGTAAAAGATGAAATTGATGCTACGAAATTTGATATTTCAAGCTTAGTATCTCTTCATGGAAGTCATAACTTTGTAACAAGAGTAAATTCGAATGTTGTAGAATTTATATTTGAAAATATTCAACTTCCTTTTGATGATGCCAATAATGATGGATATGTTTCATTTAAGATCAAAACAAAATCCAATTTGGTTATTGGGGATAGTTTCAGCAATACAGCTAAAATCTATTTTGATTATAATGCACCTATCATTACCAATACTTCTACGACTACTGTTCAAAATACTTTAGGAACAATCGAAAGTAATAATGATAAAACTCAATTCAGTATTTATCCGAACCCTGTAAAAGATGTTTTATTCATTAAATCAAAAGAGAATATTGTAAAAGCTGAAATTTATGATGCAACAGGAAGAATTTTGAGTTCTGTAAGCGTAACCGATAATTCGATCAATACTTCTGAACTTACGAAAGGAAATTATATCATCAAATTATTCACAAAAGATAAATCTATCATGCAGAAGTTTATCAAGAATTAA
- a CDS encoding DUF7619 domain-containing protein, protein MKKIYIIISLILFSVFNAQIVNIPDANFKAKLLSSTNSNEIAVNASGNGFKIDANDDGEIQVSEALVVAKLKIENNLGSIVDVTGINAFINLKVLTISDNNLTSLSLNLPFLNYLSVGSTQLSVINIAACTSLETVWLSSNNTSLSLNNSNVTFLSLDGLNLQTINLQGCPALKNVQLSGIVLQNINGSNMSNLEEVTITDAPLLSQINFSASPMIEKFTINNTGLPNLNLANFTSLELLSGTNNSFQNVILDGCISLLSINLPNNHIASLSMGNVNNIASITLSKNNLTSLSLNNLNNLGHLDCKENNISNLTLNNLPNLQNLYLTSNHLTSLNLSSTPKISSLLCSYNQLANLDLSLLTKLQTIECSNNLLPELNFTNNKLLSYLQCTNNPNLTKIFLKNGSSQPISSTYLFPNPSLTYICCDDEEMALFNYAYSNNGSTVINSYCSFTPGGPFYTIEGNTKYDSNNNGCDVNDNNKALQHFKVIGGGLTGNAFANSSGNYSIPVQAGFQTIIPVLENPTYFNISPSSFTANFPTQASPLIQNLCVTANGTHNDLEVVIIPIIAAAPGFDTKYRIVYKNKGTTTQSGTLIYNYNDDLMNYLNSTISPNSQSTGILSWNFANLLPFETREIIVTFKLNTPTQTPALNGGDILHYTAQVNAATDDTPADNTFTLNQTVVNSFDPNDKTCLEGSSITQAKVGDYVHYLIRFENTGTANAHNIVVKDEIDATKFDISSLIPLHGSHNFVTRITNPNVVEFIFENIQLPFDDANNDGYVSFKIKTKSNLVIGDSFSNTAKIYFDYNAPIITNTSTTSVQNTLGTSEINNDKIQFSIYPNPVKDVLFIKSKENIIKAEIYDIAGRILSSVSVTDNSVNTSELTKGNYIIKLFTKDKSIMQKFIKN, encoded by the coding sequence ATGAAAAAAATCTACATCATTATTTCTTTAATTTTATTTTCTGTGTTTAATGCGCAGATTGTGAATATTCCGGATGCGAATTTTAAAGCAAAACTCTTATCTTCAACTAATTCTAATGAAATAGCAGTAAATGCTTCAGGAAATGGCTTTAAAATTGATGCAAATGATGATGGAGAAATTCAAGTGTCAGAAGCATTAGTTGTAGCCAAGCTTAAGATTGAAAATAATTTAGGTTCAATTGTGGATGTTACTGGAATTAATGCATTTATAAATCTTAAAGTACTTACTATTAGTGATAACAATTTAACTTCTTTAAGTTTAAATTTACCATTTTTGAATTATTTAAGTGTAGGTTCAACTCAGTTATCGGTAATAAATATTGCAGCTTGTACCAGTCTTGAAACAGTATGGCTTTCTAGTAATAATACAAGCTTATCTCTTAATAATAGTAATGTAACTTTTTTGAGCTTAGATGGGCTTAATCTTCAGACAATAAATTTACAGGGTTGTCCTGCCCTTAAAAATGTGCAATTAAGTGGTATAGTTCTTCAAAATATAAATGGAAGTAATATGTCCAATCTGGAAGAGGTAACTATTACTGATGCACCTCTTTTATCACAAATAAACTTTAGCGCTTCGCCAATGATTGAAAAATTCACCATCAATAATACTGGCCTACCTAATTTAAATCTTGCAAATTTTACTAGTCTTGAGCTTTTAAGCGGTACAAATAATTCATTTCAAAATGTTATTTTAGATGGTTGTATCTCTCTTTTAAGTATTAATTTGCCCAATAATCATATAGCAAGCTTAAGCATGGGTAATGTAAATAACATTGCATCTATTACTTTATCAAAAAATAATTTAACATCTCTTTCTCTAAACAATCTCAATAACTTGGGTCATTTGGATTGTAAAGAAAATAATATTTCAAATTTAACTTTAAACAATTTACCAAATCTCCAAAATTTATATCTCACTTCCAATCATCTAACAAGTCTTAATCTTTCAAGTACACCAAAAATTAGTTCATTACTATGTAGTTATAATCAATTAGCAAATTTAGATTTGAGTTTACTTACTAAGTTGCAAACTATTGAATGCTCAAATAATTTATTACCAGAGCTTAATTTTACTAATAACAAATTATTATCTTATTTACAGTGTACAAACAATCCTAATCTTACAAAAATATTTCTCAAAAACGGCTCATCTCAACCTATTTCTTCCACTTACTTATTTCCAAATCCAAGTCTAACATATATATGTTGTGATGATGAGGAAATGGCTCTTTTCAATTATGCATACAGTAACAACGGTAGTACCGTTATTAACAGTTATTGTTCATTTACACCTGGAGGCCCTTTCTACACTATTGAAGGAAATACAAAGTACGATTCAAATAATAATGGATGTGATGTCAATGATAATAATAAAGCCCTTCAACATTTTAAGGTAATTGGTGGTGGATTAACTGGAAATGCCTTTGCTAATAGTTCGGGGAACTATTCAATCCCTGTACAAGCCGGTTTTCAAACAATAATTCCTGTTCTTGAAAATCCAACCTATTTTAACATCTCGCCTTCAAGTTTTACCGCAAATTTTCCAACTCAAGCAAGTCCATTAATTCAAAATCTTTGTGTGACAGCTAATGGGACTCATAATGACCTTGAAGTAGTTATAATCCCTATTATTGCTGCAGCACCTGGTTTTGATACAAAATACAGAATCGTATATAAAAATAAAGGTACTACAACACAATCAGGAACTTTAATTTATAATTATAATGATGATCTGATGAATTATCTAAATTCTACGATTTCTCCCAATTCGCAATCAACAGGAATTTTATCATGGAATTTCGCCAATCTTTTACCTTTCGAGACCAGAGAAATTATAGTAACTTTTAAATTAAATACACCGACACAAACACCTGCTTTAAATGGTGGGGATATATTGCATTACACTGCACAGGTGAATGCAGCCACAGATGATACACCGGCAGATAATACATTTACTTTAAATCAAACGGTGGTTAATTCTTTTGACCCAAATGATAAAACTTGTTTGGAGGGATCTTCTATTACTCAGGCCAAAGTTGGAGATTACGTTCATTATTTAATTAGGTTTGAAAATACCGGTACAGCTAATGCACATAATATTGTGGTAAAAGATGAAATTGATGCCACGAAATTTGACATTTCAAGCTTAATACCTCTTCATGGAAGTCATAATTTTGTAACAAGAATCACTAATCCAAATGTTGTAGAATTCATATTTGAAAATATTCAGCTTCCTTTTGATGATGCTAATAATGATGGATATGTTTCCTTTAAGATCAAAACAAAATCTAATTTGGTTATTGGAGATAGTTTCAGCAATACAGCTAAAATTTATTTTGATTATAATGCACCTATCATTACAAATACTTCTACAACTTCTGTTCAAAATACTTTAGGAACATCGGAAATTAATAATGATAAAATACAATTCAGTATTTATCCGAACCCTGTCAAAGATGTTTTATTCATTAAATCAAAAGAGAATA